A window of Cryptomeria japonica chromosome 3, Sugi_1.0, whole genome shotgun sequence contains these coding sequences:
- the LOC131061756 gene encoding G-type lectin S-receptor-like serine/threonine-protein kinase At2g19130 codes for MGKLFQSLFLAVTVFIQLKSNGAVVEAGDTLLLGSSLTGNQTIISKNGTFELGFFSPNGNNWYIGIWYAQLQEKTSVWVANRETPARNRSGVLKLSREGNLILFDAEGASLWSVNTTNKASRAVILDSGNFLVMRNGNKSETIWQSFDNPVDTWLPGMVVGGERKLVSWKNSLDPALGLFSLHTNLSGAKQFVLTWNNTVQYWESGAWDGKILSGIPELEIKHLANFSFESNSSGLFQTYTLIPPFNALVRLVLTKTGQVHMYLFDGSNWTMTWSLPRDGCAVYGPCRAYGACESRDLQVCSCVEGFKPTDNRAWLSQDWASSGCIRQSPLNCSTDGFIDIDVTLPIDSASSYPASTKKDCQKACFHNCLCTAFSFNPPSGPCQIWFGDLLNMRNITSSKSNSNVFIRVGASQLSPKHKNTGTVGLVLGIVGALTVALGVSSILIWWRHQLRSMDRPADPSNSFLRMFTYKELKFATRNFRSKLGSGGFGSVFKGSLLDGTLVAVKKMKGSIQDEKQFRAEISSLGNIQHVNLVRLRGFCAERLRRLLVYDYMPKGSLNSLLFKSNCKSKGEMLDWKTRFEIAVGTARGLLYLHEECRDCIIHCDVKPENILLDSNLSPKLADFGLAKLVGRDFSCVLTTTRGTRGYLAPERISGLPITSKVDVYSFGMTLLEIISGRRNLDLTVQDSSLYYFPPWAATQIHQRKTMNLVEEGVAEEADMEEVRRACVVALLCIQEEEEVRPSMRQVVQMLEGKTELQTPQIPSSAVRPPHQSDTSS; via the coding sequence ATGGGAAAATTATTCCAAAGCCTGTTTCTTGCAGTTACCGTGTTTATTCAACTGAAGAGCAATGGTGCTGTAGTGGAGGCTGGAGATACTCTTTTGCTGGGTTCCTCGCTTACTGGAAATCAGACAATTATTTCAAAGAATGGCACATTTGAGCTGGGATTCTTCAGTCCAAATGGAAACAACTGGTATATTGGCATCTGGTATGCCCAATTACAAGAGAAGACGTCTGTTTGGGTGGCTAACAGGGAGACTCCAGCAAGAAACCGGTCGGGCGTTTTGAAGCTCTCACGAGAAGGTAATCTGATACTGTTCGATGCAGAGGGCGCATCTCTTTGGTCAGTCAACACAACAAACAAGGCCTCCCGAGCTGTGATATTGGATTCTGGTAATTTTCTAGTTATGAGAAATGGGAATAAATCTGAAACTATTTGGCAGAGTTTCGACAATCCCGTCGATACCTGGTTGCCAGGGATGGTAGTTGGTGGAGAGCGAAAGCTAGTCTCTTGGAAAAACTCATTGGATCCTGCTCTAGGGCTTTTTTCCTTACACACGAATCTATCTGGGGCCAAACAATTCGTGCTGACATGGAACAATACTGTACAGTATTGGGAGAGCGGGGCTTGGGACGGCAAAATTTTAAGTGGAATTCCAGAACTTGAAATCAAACATCTCGCTAATTTCAGCTTTGAAAGTAATAGCTCAGGTTTGTTTCAAACCTATACATTGATTCCTCCCTTCAATGCACTCGTACGTCTCGTCCTGACTAAGACCGGACAAGTGCATATGTATCTATTCGATGGCAGTAACTGGACCATGACTTGGTCTTTGCCCAGAGATGGTTGCGCTGTATATGGTCCTTGTCGTGCGTACGGAGCCTGCGAGTCTAGAGATCTCCAAGTCTGTAGCTGCGTGGAAGGCTTCAAACCCACAGACAATCGCGCCTGGCTCTCGCAAGATTGGGCATCCAGTGGCTGTATTCGGCAGAGCCCGTTAAACTGCAGCACTGACGGATTCATCGACATTGATGTCACTTTGCCAATCGATTCTGCTTCTTCATACCCTGCATCTACAAAGAAAGATTGCCAGAAAGCCTGCTTCCACAACTGCTTATGCACAGCGTTTAGTTTCAATCCGCCTTCAGGGCCCTGCCAAATATGGTTTGGAGATTTGCTAAACATGCGCAACATTACTTCATCAAAAAGCAATTCAAATGTCTTCATTCGGGTAGGTGCCTCTCAACTTTCTCCGAAACACAAAAACACGGGTACTGTAGGCCTAGTGCTTGGTATTGTAGGTGCACTCACCGTTGCTCTGGGTGTCTCTTCAATTTTAATTTGGTGGAGGCATCAGCTGCGGTCGATGGACAGGCCTGCAGATCCCTCCAACTCTTTTCTGAGAATGTTTACTTACAAAGAATTGAAATTTGCGACAAGGAATTTTAGGTCTAAGTTGGGGAGCGGAGGCTTTGGCTCCGTGTTCAAAGGATCTCTACTGGATGGTACGCTTGTGGCCGTAAAAAAAATGAAGGGGTCAATACAAGATGAGAAGCAATTCCGAGCGGAAATAAGTTCTCTTGGAAACATACAACATGTCAATTTGGTAAGGCTTCGAGGGTTTTGTGCAGAAAGATTGAGACGGTTATTGGTTTATGATTACATGCCCAAGGGCTCTTTAAATTCCTTACTGTTTAAGAGTAATTGCAAAAGTAAAGGAGAGATGCTCGACTGGAAGACCCGATTTGAGATTGCAGTAGGCACTGCAAGAGGTTTACTTTATCTCCATGAGGAATGCAGAGATTGCATCATTCACTGTGATGTTAAACCTGAAAACATTCTGCTAGATAGTAATTTGTCACCGAAGTTGGCCGATTTTGGATTGGCAAAGCTTGTGGGTAGAGATTTTAGCTGCGTACTGACTACTACAAGAGGAACGAGAGGGTACTTGGCTCCAGAGAGGATCTCCGGTCTTCCCATCACTTCCAAAGTTGACGTCTACAGTTTTGGCATGACGCTGTTGGAAATCATTTCTGGGAGAAGAAATCTAGATTTAACCGTGCAAGATTCAAGTTTGTATTACTTTCCTCCGTGGGCTGCAACTCAAATTCATCAGAGGAAGACGATGAATCTTGTGGAGGAGGGTGTTGCAGAGGAGGCAGACATGGAAGAAGTGAGAAGAGCATGTGTTGTAGCGTTATTGTGCATTCAAGAGGAGGAGGAAGTGAGGCCTAGCATGAGGCAAGTGGTGCAGATGCTGGAAGGGAAGACGGAGCTTCAAACTCCGCAGATTCCGAGCTCTGCGGTTAGGCCACCACACCAAAGCGACACAAGCAGCTAG
- the LOC131874201 gene encoding replication protein A 70 kDa DNA-binding subunit A-like gives MTSLTIDAIKLIVEGAIDLSPCIQIFFISTFGRNPKQTTLFRLEISDGTHKHKATLPKKYDDYIISEEIKIGSIIKLSEYNYPKSSKTWWITIIRLEIVSTIHEMIGESVSLDADQYCQMDQAAQLAPTSNIGVENLQNSGTLSQTKVLFGVKRPQSSSGVLSIITPIKNLNPFQTRWTIKVRVTMKKEIHQYNKQTGNGRVFSFNIIDNEGTKARVSSFNNMADAHYGNIDIGATYKISGGVVKSANKIYNKLNSGIKITLVLESIVTPCEDDPSIPKNHFSFMPINEILEQRNNSVIDVIGVVICVEPSSTIKRRDGT, from the exons ATGACCTCATTAACTATAGATGCAATCAAGCTTATAGTGGAAGGAGCTATAGACTTATCCCCATGCATCCAAATATTCTTTATATCAACATTTGGGAGAAACCCTAAACAAACTACGCTATTCCGATTAGAAATTTCTGATGGTACACACAAGCACAAAGCAACATTGCCCAAGAAGTATGATGATTACATAATCTCTGAAGAAATTAAGATCGGATCCATAATAAAGTTATCAGAGTACAATTATCCCAAATCGAGTAAAACATG GTGGATTACGATTATACGCCTAGAGATCGTATCTACGATACATGAAATGATTGGGGAATCAGTCTCCCTTGATGCAGACCAGTACTGCCAGATGGATCAAGCAGCACAACTCGCCCCTACTTCGAATATTGGAGTAGAAAACCTCCAAAATTCGGGGACACTCTCTCAGACAAAAGTACTATTTGGAGTAAAGCGACCCCAAAGTTCAAGTGGTGTATTGAGCATAATTACACCTATAAAGAACTTGAATCCATTCCAAACAAGGTGGACTATCAAAGTTCGTGTTACTATGAAGAAAGAAATTCATCAATACAATAAGCAAACAGGAAATGGTCGAGTGTTTAGCTTCAACATCATAGACAATGAAGGGACAAAGGCACGTGTATCAAGTTTTAACAATATGGCAGATGCACATTATGGTAATATAGACATTGGAGCTACGTATAAGATTTCAGGTGGGGTTGTGAAATCTGCTAATAAAATTTATAACAAGCTTAACAGTGGAATAAAAATAACTCTTGTGCTTGAATCAATAGTAACCCCTTGTGAAGATGACCCTTCCATTCCAAAAAACCATTTCTCATTCATGCCTATTAATGAAATACTTGAGCAAAGAAATAATTCAGTCATTGATGTTATTGGTGTTGTTATCTGTGTAGAACCAAGCTCAACAATCAAAAGAAGAGATGGAACATAG